In the Pseudolabrys taiwanensis genome, one interval contains:
- a CDS encoding ABC transporter permease, with product MGTSLYRLIVLGVTAICVVAPLSLVIYQSFLTAPFFDPSAKFGLLAYSFVFEDPDFSQAFWTTIIVAAGMAIIAVPLGALLAFLMVRTDVPGRNWLEPLILVPIFVSAVVIAFGYVVAIGPVGIFSTLAKDVLGFVPWNLYSIPALIVIAGLTHVPHVYLYSAAALRGLGSDLEEAARIAGANPFRVAVNVSLPMIMPAILFAGVLVFFLGFELFGLPLVLGDPQDVLVLSTYLYKLTNKLGIPSYQLMAVVVVVIIAVTAPLVFMQRLLLRQAQRYVSVRGKGLKTQPLRLHGWRWVAFGAILLWLFVTVAVPLFGITLRSFVTTWGEGVKLLDVLTLDHYRELSDYPNVIRGILNTLGIGIIGGAAAVACYTLIALAVHRWTSGWTRVVDYLVMVPRAMPGLVAGLALLWVFLFVPFLSPLKSTMVSIWLAYSIVWLAYGMRLVSGTLLQVGPELEEAARVSGASDLRAKRDVTVPLVRYGILASWLLIFLIFVREYSTGIYLLGPGTEVIGSLLVSLWGTGAVDLVSALSVVNVLMIGVGLAVAVRLGVRLHG from the coding sequence ATGGGTACTTCCCTCTACCGCCTCATCGTCCTTGGCGTCACCGCCATTTGCGTGGTGGCGCCGCTGTCGCTCGTCATCTACCAGAGCTTTTTGACAGCGCCGTTCTTCGATCCCTCGGCAAAGTTCGGTCTGCTCGCGTACTCCTTCGTCTTCGAAGACCCCGATTTTTCCCAAGCGTTCTGGACCACGATCATCGTCGCCGCCGGCATGGCCATCATCGCCGTGCCATTAGGGGCCCTGCTCGCCTTCCTGATGGTGCGGACCGACGTCCCTGGGCGTAACTGGCTCGAGCCGTTGATTCTCGTGCCGATCTTCGTCTCCGCCGTGGTGATCGCTTTCGGCTACGTCGTCGCCATCGGCCCGGTCGGCATCTTCTCGACTCTGGCGAAAGACGTCCTCGGCTTCGTGCCGTGGAATCTCTATTCGATTCCAGCGCTGATCGTGATCGCCGGCCTGACCCACGTGCCGCACGTCTATCTCTACAGCGCCGCGGCGCTACGCGGGCTCGGCAGCGATCTCGAGGAGGCCGCCCGTATTGCCGGCGCCAATCCGTTCCGGGTCGCTGTCAATGTCAGCCTGCCGATGATCATGCCGGCGATCCTGTTCGCCGGCGTGCTCGTGTTCTTCCTCGGCTTTGAACTGTTCGGCCTGCCGTTGGTGCTCGGCGATCCACAGGACGTGCTCGTCCTGTCGACGTATCTGTACAAGCTGACCAACAAGCTCGGCATCCCATCGTATCAACTCATGGCGGTGGTCGTGGTGGTGATCATCGCCGTGACCGCGCCGCTCGTGTTCATGCAGCGGCTCTTGCTGCGTCAGGCGCAACGTTACGTCTCGGTGCGTGGCAAGGGCCTCAAGACCCAGCCCTTGCGCCTGCATGGCTGGCGCTGGGTCGCCTTCGGCGCGATCCTGCTCTGGCTGTTCGTCACGGTCGCGGTGCCGCTGTTCGGCATCACCTTGCGCTCCTTCGTCACCACCTGGGGCGAAGGCGTCAAACTGCTCGACGTGCTCACGCTCGACCACTACCGCGAGCTCAGCGACTACCCGAACGTCATCCGCGGCATTCTCAATACGCTCGGCATCGGCATCATCGGCGGCGCGGCAGCCGTGGCCTGCTACACGCTGATCGCGCTCGCCGTACATCGCTGGACCTCCGGCTGGACGCGCGTCGTCGACTATCTGGTGATGGTGCCCCGCGCGATGCCGGGCCTCGTCGCCGGTCTCGCGCTGCTCTGGGTGTTCCTGTTCGTGCCGTTCCTGTCGCCGTTGAAGTCGACGATGGTGTCGATCTGGCTCGCTTATTCGATCGTCTGGCTGGCCTATGGCATGCGGCTCGTCTCCGGGACGCTGCTGCAGGTCGGCCCCGAGCTCGAAGAAGCCGCGCGCGTTTCCGGCGCCTCCGACCTCCGCGCCAAGCGCGACGTCACCGTGCCGCTCGTCCGCTACGGCATCCTCGCGAGCTGGCTGCTGATCTTCCTCATCTTCGTGCGCGAATATTCGACCGGCATCTACCTGCTTGGCCCCGGCACCGAGGTGATCGGCTCGCTGTTGGTGTCGCTGTGGGGCACCGGCGCCGTCGATCTCGTCTCCGCGCTTTCCGTGGTAAACGTCCTGATGATCGGTGTCGGCCTCGCCGTCGCCGTCCGGCTTGGAGTACGCCTGCATGGCTGA
- a CDS encoding CobW family GTP-binding protein: protein MTTADDSVNRRKPPVPIPLTVLTGFLGAGKTTLLNKLLKDPALADTAVIINEFGEVSLDHLLVEYVGDNMVLLQSGCLCCTLRGDLVDGLEKLLRDLDNRRLTFKRVLLETTGLADPAPVLHTAMSHPYLMLRFRLNGVVTVVDAVNGEATLDAHQEAVKQAAMADRIVLTKTDMATSAQQEGIRARLHGLNPAAPILDAAIGETTAERILNSGLYDPERKIPDVKRWLAEEAYADAHAHQHSHGHPHKHDHAHHDHDHLDRNRHDDHIGSFVIATDQAIPAGTLEMFLELLRANYGAQLLRLKGIVKLAEMPDTPIVVHGVQHVFHPPARLERWPDDDHRTRLVFITRDLPERTVRDLFNAFMGVPGVDRPDRAALTDNPLVPFGGR from the coding sequence ATGACCACCGCTGACGATAGCGTGAACCGGCGCAAGCCGCCGGTGCCCATTCCGCTCACCGTGCTCACCGGCTTCCTGGGCGCCGGAAAAACTACGCTCCTCAACAAGCTGCTTAAAGATCCGGCCCTCGCCGACACAGCGGTCATCATCAACGAGTTCGGCGAGGTCTCGCTCGATCACTTGCTGGTCGAGTATGTCGGCGACAACATGGTGCTGCTGCAATCCGGTTGTCTATGCTGCACGCTGCGCGGTGATCTGGTGGACGGGCTCGAAAAGCTGCTGCGCGATCTCGACAACCGCCGCCTGACTTTCAAGCGCGTGTTGCTCGAAACGACCGGACTCGCCGATCCAGCGCCGGTGTTGCACACGGCGATGTCGCATCCCTATCTCATGCTGCGCTTCCGCCTCAACGGCGTCGTCACGGTGGTCGATGCCGTGAACGGCGAAGCGACGCTCGACGCCCATCAGGAGGCGGTGAAGCAAGCGGCCATGGCCGACCGCATCGTACTGACCAAGACTGACATGGCGACTTCGGCGCAGCAGGAGGGTATCCGCGCCCGCCTGCATGGGCTCAACCCCGCTGCGCCAATCCTTGACGCCGCCATCGGCGAGACGACTGCCGAGCGGATTCTCAACAGCGGGCTCTACGATCCCGAGCGCAAGATTCCCGACGTAAAGCGTTGGCTGGCCGAGGAAGCCTATGCCGATGCGCACGCGCATCAGCATTCGCACGGCCACCCTCACAAGCACGACCACGCTCATCACGATCACGACCACCTCGACCGTAACCGGCACGACGACCACATCGGCTCTTTTGTCATCGCGACCGATCAGGCGATCCCGGCCGGGACCTTGGAGATGTTTTTGGAGCTGCTGCGGGCCAATTACGGCGCGCAGCTGCTGCGCCTGAAGGGCATCGTCAAACTCGCCGAAATGCCGGACACGCCCATCGTCGTGCACGGGGTCCAGCATGTTTTCCACCCGCCGGCCCGACTCGAGCGCTGGCCGGACGACGACCATCGGACCCGTCTGGTCTTCATCACCCGCGACCTGCCCGAACGCACCGTGCGCGACCTGTTCAACGCCTTCATGGGCGTTCCCGGCGTCGACCGCCCGGACCGCGCCGCACTCACCGACAACCCGCTGGTCCCGTTCGGCGGCCGCTGA
- a CDS encoding DUF924 family protein, whose translation MTAEFSAADIVTFWREAGRDRWFNKNADFDAEIRQRFLTAHEAAAAGQVTAWETTAEGALALLILLDQFPRNMFRDSSRAFATDPLARTIAAGALVRGFDSHVPADMRTFFYLPFEHSEDLADQERCIALYKAAGDADNLKWAELHADIIRRFGRFPHRNVLLGRASTPEEQAFLESGGFAG comes from the coding sequence ATGACGGCAGAATTCTCAGCGGCGGATATCGTCACCTTCTGGCGCGAGGCCGGCCGGGACCGCTGGTTCAACAAGAACGCCGACTTCGACGCGGAAATAAGGCAGCGCTTCCTGACGGCGCACGAAGCCGCCGCGGCTGGTCAAGTGACGGCATGGGAAACGACCGCGGAAGGTGCACTGGCCTTGCTGATCCTGCTCGATCAGTTTCCCCGCAACATGTTCAGAGACAGCTCGCGCGCGTTCGCCACCGATCCGCTGGCCCGTACCATCGCCGCCGGTGCGCTGGTACGCGGGTTCGACTCGCACGTACCGGCCGACATGCGGACGTTCTTCTACCTGCCCTTCGAGCACTCCGAGGACCTGGCCGATCAGGAGCGCTGTATCGCGCTTTACAAAGCTGCCGGCGATGCCGACAACCTCAAATGGGCCGAGCTGCACGCCGACATCATTCGCCGCTTTGGACGCTTTCCGCACCGCAACGTGCTTCTTGGCCGCGCCAGCACGCCCGAGGAGCAGGCCTTCCTCGAGAGCGGCGGCTTCGCCGGCTGA
- a CDS encoding ABC transporter substrate-binding protein — MRNILSAALVSAAFAFAGIAHAQTPQGYPADYAKTVDAAKKEGKVIVYSTTDAASANALVKDFEQLYPGVKVEYSDLNSTELYNRYIAEAAANNGTGDVIWSSAMDLQVKLVNDGHALTYASPELAALPKWASWKDQAYGTTYEPIAFVYNKRLVPEADVPKDHTELLKLLTAKPDFYKGKITAYDPERSGVGYLFCNEDIKFFPTAWDLFKAMGKAQAKLYTSAGAMMERVASGEHLIAYGIFGSYALSRSKKDPNIGIVLPKDYTMVTSRVAFISKQARHPNAAKLFLDYVLSKRGQEIIANQADLYSLRADVDGEATLKGVTQRIGDKARPVPIDQTLLDNLDQTKRLAFLSKWQQAKKGQ; from the coding sequence ATGCGAAACATCCTATCCGCTGCACTTGTCAGCGCCGCGTTTGCCTTTGCAGGCATCGCCCACGCACAAACACCGCAAGGCTATCCGGCAGACTACGCCAAGACAGTCGACGCGGCAAAAAAGGAGGGCAAGGTCATCGTCTATTCGACGACCGACGCCGCCTCCGCCAATGCCTTGGTAAAGGATTTCGAGCAGCTCTACCCGGGCGTAAAGGTCGAGTATTCGGACCTCAACTCGACCGAGCTTTACAACCGCTACATCGCCGAGGCCGCGGCCAACAACGGCACCGGCGATGTGATCTGGTCGTCGGCCATGGACCTCCAGGTCAAGCTGGTCAATGACGGCCACGCGCTGACCTATGCCTCGCCGGAGCTCGCCGCGCTGCCGAAATGGGCGTCGTGGAAGGATCAGGCCTACGGTACGACCTATGAGCCGATCGCCTTCGTATACAACAAGCGCCTGGTGCCCGAGGCCGACGTGCCGAAGGACCACACCGAGCTCTTGAAGCTGCTCACCGCCAAGCCCGACTTCTATAAAGGCAAGATCACGGCCTACGATCCAGAACGTTCTGGCGTCGGCTATCTCTTCTGCAACGAGGATATCAAGTTCTTCCCCACTGCGTGGGATCTGTTCAAGGCCATGGGCAAGGCGCAGGCCAAGCTCTACACCTCGGCCGGCGCCATGATGGAGCGCGTTGCCTCGGGCGAACACCTGATCGCTTATGGCATCTTCGGCTCTTATGCGCTGTCGCGCTCGAAGAAGGACCCGAACATCGGCATCGTGCTGCCGAAGGACTACACGATGGTGACCTCGCGCGTCGCCTTCATCTCCAAGCAGGCGCGGCATCCGAACGCGGCGAAGCTGTTCCTCGACTACGTGCTGTCGAAGCGCGGCCAGGAGATCATCGCCAACCAGGCCGATCTCTACTCGCTGCGCGCCGACGTCGACGGCGAGGCGACGCTCAAGGGCGTGACGCAGCGCATCGGCGACAAGGCACGCCCGGTGCCGATCGACCAAACCTTGCTCGACAACCTCGACCAGACCAAGCGCCTGGCCTTTCTCTCGAAGTGGCAGCAGGCGAAGAAGGGGCAGTGA
- a CDS encoding long-chain-fatty-acid--CoA ligase, whose amino-acid sequence MERIWLRHYPPGVPADIDPSRYPSLVAMFEESFRANGDRPALICMGKAVTYAEVDAASQAFGAWLQSRGLPRGSRIALMMPNVLQYPVAIIAVLRAGYTVVNVNPLYKPRELELQLSDSGAEAIVVLENFASVLQEALPKTAIKHVIVASMGDMLGATKGFIVNAIVRHVKKMVPAYDIPGAVHFNDVIAAGRAMTLMRPTIGPDDIAFLQYTGGTTGVPKGAMLLHRNLAANVVQVQAWQQPLLEMPPPVDRLFIVAALPLYHIFALTACFLWSVSTGGTCLLIPNPRDIPGLIKELSKYKVNCFPAVNTLYNALLHHPNFGKIDWSMLKCAVGGGMAVQKTVADAWFKATGKPIIEGYGLSETSPVLTCNRGDIPEWTGTIGFPFPSTEIVIRDDHGRTLPIGEQGEICARGPQVMAGYWRRPDETALAMTPDGFFHTGDIGVMDEMGRVRIVDRKKDMISVSGFKVFPNEVEDVAMSQGGLIECAVIGVPDEHSGETPKLYAVKKDSSLTSEQLHDFLKARLASYKVPRQIEFRTELPKTNVGKILRRALRDETRGAA is encoded by the coding sequence ATGGAACGGATCTGGCTGCGACACTACCCGCCGGGCGTGCCGGCGGACATCGACCCATCGCGCTATCCCTCCCTGGTGGCGATGTTCGAAGAGAGCTTCAGGGCCAATGGCGATCGGCCGGCCCTGATCTGCATGGGCAAAGCGGTGACCTATGCCGAGGTCGACGCGGCGTCGCAGGCATTCGGCGCTTGGCTGCAGAGCCGCGGCCTACCGCGCGGCAGCCGCATCGCGCTGATGATGCCGAACGTGTTGCAGTATCCGGTGGCGATCATCGCTGTCCTGCGCGCCGGCTACACCGTGGTGAACGTCAATCCGCTCTATAAACCACGCGAGCTCGAGCTGCAGCTCAGCGACAGCGGCGCCGAAGCGATTGTCGTCCTGGAGAACTTCGCGTCGGTGTTGCAGGAAGCACTGCCGAAAACGGCCATCAAACACGTGATCGTCGCGAGCATGGGCGACATGCTGGGCGCGACCAAGGGCTTCATCGTCAACGCCATCGTGCGCCACGTGAAGAAGATGGTGCCAGCCTACGATATTCCCGGCGCGGTCCACTTCAACGACGTCATCGCCGCAGGCCGTGCGATGACCCTGATGCGACCGACGATTGGACCGGACGACATTGCCTTCCTGCAATACACCGGCGGCACCACCGGCGTACCCAAAGGCGCGATGCTGTTGCATCGCAATCTGGCCGCCAACGTGGTGCAGGTCCAAGCGTGGCAGCAACCGCTCCTGGAGATGCCGCCGCCCGTCGATCGGCTGTTCATCGTCGCGGCCTTGCCGCTCTATCACATCTTCGCACTCACAGCGTGCTTCCTCTGGAGCGTGAGCACCGGTGGCACGTGCCTGCTCATCCCCAATCCCCGCGACATTCCCGGGCTGATCAAGGAGCTTTCGAAGTACAAAGTGAACTGCTTCCCGGCGGTGAACACGCTCTACAACGCGTTGTTGCACCATCCCAACTTCGGCAAAATCGATTGGAGCATGCTGAAATGCGCCGTCGGTGGCGGCATGGCGGTGCAAAAGACCGTCGCCGATGCATGGTTCAAGGCGACCGGCAAGCCGATCATCGAAGGATACGGCCTCTCGGAGACTTCGCCGGTGCTAACCTGCAATCGCGGTGACATCCCCGAATGGACCGGCACCATCGGATTTCCTTTTCCATCGACCGAGATCGTTATCCGCGACGACCATGGCCGGACCCTCCCGATCGGCGAGCAAGGCGAGATCTGCGCCCGAGGTCCGCAAGTGATGGCCGGTTACTGGCGCCGGCCGGACGAGACCGCGCTGGCGATGACGCCCGATGGATTCTTTCACACCGGCGACATTGGCGTCATGGACGAGATGGGCCGCGTACGCATCGTCGACCGCAAGAAGGATATGATCTCAGTATCGGGCTTCAAGGTCTTCCCGAACGAGGTCGAAGATGTGGCCATGAGTCAGGGTGGATTGATCGAATGCGCCGTGATCGGCGTTCCCGATGAACATTCCGGCGAAACGCCGAAGCTTTACGCCGTGAAGAAAGACTCATCGCTCACTAGCGAGCAATTGCACGATTTCCTCAAAGCGCGACTTGCGAGTTACAAGGTGCCGCGTCAAATCGAATTCCGTACCGAACTGCCGAAGACGAATGTCGGCAAGATCCTGCGTCGCGCCCTGCGTGACGAAACCCGTGGTGCGGCATGA